Proteins from one Streptosporangium becharense genomic window:
- the rplP gene encoding 50S ribosomal protein L16 codes for MLIPRRVKHRKQHRPDRHGAAKGGTRVVFGEFGIQALEHSYVTNRQIESARIAMTRHIKRGGKVWINIYPDRPLTKKPAETRMGSGKGSPEWWIANVKPGRIMFELSGVAEPVAREALRRAMHKLPMKCRFVKREVGEA; via the coding sequence ATGCTGATCCCGCGCAGGGTCAAGCACCGCAAGCAGCACCGGCCCGACCGCCACGGCGCCGCCAAGGGCGGCACCAGGGTCGTGTTCGGCGAGTTCGGCATTCAGGCGCTTGAGCACTCCTACGTGACCAACCGCCAGATCGAGTCGGCTCGTATCGCGATGACCCGCCACATCAAGCGTGGCGGAAAGGTCTGGATCAACATCTACCCGGACCGTCCGCTCACCAAGAAGCCTGCCGAGACCCGCATGGGTTCCGGTAAGGGTTCGCCGGAGTGGTGGATCGCCAACGTCAAGCCCGGCCGCATCATGTTCGAGCTTTCGGGCGTCGCGGAGCCGGTGGCCCGTGAGGCGCTCCGCCGTGCGATGCACAAGCTCCCGATGAAGTGCCGGTTCGTTAAGCGTGAAGTGGGTGAGGCGTGA
- the rplV gene encoding 50S ribosomal protein L22 has protein sequence MEARAQVRFARHTPMKARRVVDLIRGLPASEAQAVLQFAPQAASETVYKVLSSAIANAEHNFKLDRDTLFVSRAWVDEGPTLKRFRPRAQGRAYRINKRTSHITVIVESREPKGRTR, from the coding sequence ATGGAAGCCAGGGCTCAGGTGCGGTTCGCGCGCCACACGCCCATGAAGGCCCGCCGCGTGGTGGACCTCATTCGCGGGCTGCCCGCTTCGGAGGCGCAGGCCGTGCTGCAGTTCGCTCCCCAGGCGGCGAGCGAGACCGTGTACAAGGTGCTGTCCAGCGCCATTGCCAACGCGGAGCACAACTTCAAGCTCGACCGTGACACGCTCTTCGTGAGCCGTGCCTGGGTCGACGAGGGCCCGACGCTGAAGCGGTTCCGTCCCCGCGCTCAGGGTCGTGCCTATCGGATCAACAAGCGGACGAGCCACATCACCGTGATCGTGGAGTCCCGCGAGCCGAAGGGGAGGACCCGCTAG
- the secY gene encoding preprotein translocase subunit SecY: MLTAFTRAFRTPDLRKKLLFTLGIIALFRLGSVLPTPGVHTENISRCLADAQATDAGNIYGMVQLFSGGALLKLSVFALGIMPYITASIILQLLVVVIPRLESLKKEGQSGQAKITQYTRYLTIGLAVLQSTAFIALARTGQLFPQCQQEILLDKDNVFAIITMVLTMTAGTSVVMWLGELVTDRGIGNGMSILIFTQVIAVFPAELMNIARQKGAFVFAVVIAVGIAMIALVVMVEQAQRRIPVQYAKRMVGRRMYGGTSTYIPLKVNQAGIIPVIFASSLLYLPQLVTTLFSGAQEPHAIVQWIQQNLVTGDTPVYMATFFLLIVFFTYFYVSITFNPVEVADNMKKYGGFIPGIRPGRPTAEYLNYVLTRLTAPGALYLGLISMVPIVALALVGASQNFPFGGTSILIMVGVGLDTVKQIESQLQQRNYEGFLK, encoded by the coding sequence GTGCTGACCGCATTTACCCGAGCGTTCCGTACGCCGGACCTGCGTAAGAAGTTGCTCTTCACTCTGGGCATCATCGCGCTGTTCCGGCTTGGGTCTGTTCTTCCGACCCCGGGTGTGCACACCGAGAACATCAGTCGCTGTCTCGCCGATGCCCAGGCGACGGACGCGGGCAATATTTACGGAATGGTGCAGCTGTTCAGCGGCGGCGCTCTTCTGAAACTTTCAGTGTTCGCCCTCGGCATCATGCCGTACATCACGGCGAGCATCATCCTTCAGCTTCTGGTCGTGGTCATCCCGCGCCTGGAGTCCCTCAAGAAGGAGGGACAGTCCGGACAGGCCAAGATCACGCAGTACACCCGTTACCTGACGATCGGTCTGGCCGTCCTGCAGTCGACCGCCTTCATCGCCCTGGCCCGGACCGGGCAGCTGTTCCCGCAGTGCCAGCAGGAGATCCTTCTCGACAAGGACAACGTCTTCGCCATCATCACCATGGTGCTGACGATGACCGCCGGCACCTCCGTCGTCATGTGGCTCGGCGAGCTCGTCACCGACCGCGGGATCGGCAACGGCATGTCCATCCTGATCTTCACCCAGGTCATCGCGGTCTTCCCGGCCGAGCTGATGAACATCGCCCGGCAGAAGGGCGCCTTCGTCTTCGCCGTGGTCATCGCCGTCGGTATCGCGATGATCGCCCTGGTCGTCATGGTCGAGCAGGCGCAGCGCCGGATCCCGGTCCAGTACGCCAAGCGCATGGTCGGCCGCCGGATGTACGGCGGCACCTCCACCTACATCCCCCTGAAGGTGAACCAGGCCGGCATCATCCCGGTCATCTTCGCCTCCTCGCTGCTCTACCTCCCGCAGCTGGTCACGACGCTGTTCAGCGGCGCCCAGGAGCCGCACGCGATCGTCCAGTGGATCCAGCAGAACCTGGTCACGGGTGACACGCCGGTCTACATGGCCACGTTCTTCCTCTTGATCGTCTTCTTCACTTACTTCTACGTGTCCATTACCTTCAACCCCGTTGAAGTCGCCGACAACATGAAGAAGTACGGTGGGTTCATCCCGGGCATCCGCCCGGGTCGCCCGACGGCTGAGTATCTGAACTACGTTCTCACGAGGCTCACCGCTCCCGGCGCGCTGTATCTGGGCCTGATCTCCATGGTGCCGATCGTCGCGCTGGCGCTCGTCGGCGCGAGTCAGAACTTCCCGTTCGGAGGGACGAGCATTCTGATCATGGTTGGTGTCGGTCTTGACACCGTGAAGCAGATCGAGAGCCAGCTGCAGCAGCGCAACTACGAAGGCTTCCTGAAGTAG
- the rpsS gene encoding 30S ribosomal protein S19, whose translation MPRSLKKGPFVDDHLQKKVDAQNEKGTKNVIKTWSRRSMIVPDMIGHTIAVHDGRKHVPVFVTEAMIGHKLGEFAPTRTFRSHVKEDRRSRR comes from the coding sequence ATGCCACGTAGCCTTAAGAAGGGTCCCTTCGTGGACGACCACCTTCAGAAGAAGGTGGACGCTCAGAACGAGAAGGGCACCAAGAACGTCATCAAGACGTGGTCGCGGCGCTCCATGATCGTGCCCGACATGATCGGTCACACGATCGCCGTGCACGACGGCCGCAAGCACGTTCCGGTCTTCGTCACCGAGGCGATGATCGGTCACAAGCTCGGTGAGTTCGCCCCGACGCGGACGTTCCGCAGCCACGTCAAGGAAGACCGCCGCAGCCGGCGGTAA
- a CDS encoding DUF1707 SHOCT-like domain-containing protein — protein MAVEPGMRASDDDRDRVASVLREHYAQGRLDSEEFGERLERLYASKTYGELATLTSDLPDVDLSRLPAAAPAPSKDVAPKEDQRGLTAAWGAWAMASSVNWGIWFIIGATDGFDFPYPWPLWVMGPWGIILLISTIVGGQGKGRNQR, from the coding sequence ATGGCGGTTGAGCCGGGCATGCGGGCCTCTGACGACGACCGTGACAGGGTCGCCTCCGTGCTGCGCGAACACTACGCGCAGGGGCGCCTCGACAGTGAGGAGTTCGGCGAGCGCCTGGAGCGGCTCTACGCCAGCAAGACCTACGGTGAACTCGCCACGCTCACGTCCGATCTGCCCGACGTCGACCTGAGCCGGCTTCCCGCCGCCGCCCCTGCCCCGTCCAAGGACGTGGCGCCCAAGGAGGATCAGCGGGGCCTGACGGCCGCGTGGGGCGCCTGGGCCATGGCCAGCAGCGTCAACTGGGGCATCTGGTTCATCATCGGAGCCACCGACGGGTTCGACTTCCCCTACCCCTGGCCGCTGTGGGTCATGGGCCCCTGGGGCATCATCCTGCTGATCAGCACCATCGTCGGGGGCCAGGGCAAGGGCCGGAACCAGCGGTAG
- the rpsQ gene encoding 30S ribosomal protein S17 codes for MAEATENTTEARNYRKTREGLVVSDKMDKTVVVAVEDRVKHPLYGKVIRRTTKYKAHDEANTAGVGDRVLLMETRPLSATKRWRVVEILERAK; via the coding sequence ATGGCTGAGGCCACAGAGAACACGACCGAGGCGCGGAACTACCGCAAGACCCGTGAGGGTCTGGTCGTCAGCGACAAGATGGACAAGACCGTCGTCGTCGCCGTCGAGGACCGCGTCAAGCACCCCCTGTACGGCAAGGTCATCCGCAGGACGACCAAGTACAAGGCCCACGACGAGGCCAACACGGCCGGTGTCGGCGACCGCGTCCTGCTGATGGAGACCCGGCCGCTGTCCGCCACCAAGCGGTGGCGGGTCGTCGAGATTCTCGAGCGGGCCAAGTAA
- the rplR gene encoding 50S ribosomal protein L18 — translation MAGKTAFGKHTAARAVSRARRHGRVRKKVVGTAARPRLVVNRSTRHLFVQIVDDSQGHTLVSASTMDASLRSAEGAKTDKAKQVGELLAQRAKAAGITAVVFDRGGNRYAGRIAALADSAREGGLEF, via the coding sequence ATGGCTGGCAAGACTGCGTTCGGCAAGCACACGGCCGCCCGCGCCGTCTCGCGGGCCCGCCGCCACGGCCGAGTCCGCAAGAAGGTCGTCGGTACGGCCGCGCGTCCGCGCCTGGTCGTCAACCGCTCGACGAGGCACCTGTTCGTTCAGATCGTGGACGACTCCCAGGGCCACACGCTGGTCAGCGCCTCCACGATGGACGCCTCCCTGCGTTCCGCCGAGGGTGCCAAGACCGACAAGGCGAAGCAGGTCGGCGAGCTTCTCGCTCAGCGGGCCAAGGCAGCCGGGATCACCGCCGTCGTCTTCGACCGGGGTGGCAACCGCTACGCGGGCCGCATCGCGGCCCTGGCGGACAGCGCCCGCGAGGGCGGGCTGGAGTTCTGA
- the rplO gene encoding 50S ribosomal protein L15 — translation MAENTPLRIHHLRPAPGANKSKVRKGRGEASKGKTAGRGTKGTTARNTVPLGFEGGQVPLQRRLPKFKGFSNALFKTTYQVVNLDRLGELFPEGGDVTVDTLIAKGAVRKNQPVKVLGTGEISVALNVQAHAFSASAKEKIAAAGGSVSEL, via the coding sequence ATGGCAGAGAACACTCCGCTCCGCATCCACCACCTGCGTCCGGCCCCCGGCGCCAACAAGTCGAAGGTCCGCAAGGGCCGCGGCGAGGCGTCCAAGGGCAAGACCGCGGGTCGCGGTACCAAGGGCACGACGGCGCGCAACACCGTGCCGCTCGGTTTCGAGGGTGGCCAGGTTCCGCTCCAGCGACGCCTGCCCAAGTTCAAGGGGTTCTCCAACGCCCTGTTCAAGACGACCTACCAGGTCGTCAACCTGGACAGGCTCGGTGAGCTGTTCCCGGAGGGCGGCGACGTCACCGTCGACACCCTGATCGCCAAGGGTGCGGTTCGCAAGAACCAGCCCGTCAAGGTTCTGGGAACCGGCGAGATCTCCGTGGCGTTGAACGTGCAGGCGCACGCCTTCTCCGCCAGCGCGAAGGAGAAGATCGCCGCTGCCGGGGGCTCCGTCTCCGAGCTGTAG
- the rpsE gene encoding 30S ribosomal protein S5: MAGAPRRGGAAGGERRDGRRDDRRGGNADKGVSYIERVVKINRVAKVVKGGRRFSFTALVIVGDGNGLVGVGYGKAKEVPAAIAKGVEEAKKHFFRVPRIQGTIPHIVQGEEAAGVVFLRPASPGTGVIAGGPVRAVLECAGIHDVLSKSLGSDNPINIVHATVAALKGLSRPEEIAARRNLPIEDVAPKAMLKARAEGLAEAAAAKAVS, translated from the coding sequence ATGGCTGGAGCTCCGCGTCGCGGAGGCGCCGCCGGTGGCGAGCGGCGTGACGGTCGTCGTGACGACCGCCGCGGCGGCAACGCTGACAAGGGCGTCTCGTACATCGAGCGCGTTGTAAAGATCAATCGAGTGGCCAAGGTCGTGAAGGGTGGTCGTCGCTTCAGCTTCACCGCCCTCGTCATCGTCGGTGACGGCAACGGCCTGGTCGGCGTCGGCTACGGCAAGGCCAAGGAAGTCCCCGCGGCCATCGCCAAGGGCGTCGAAGAGGCCAAGAAGCACTTCTTCCGGGTGCCCCGCATCCAGGGCACCATCCCGCACATCGTGCAGGGTGAAGAGGCCGCCGGTGTCGTCTTCCTCCGCCCGGCCTCGCCCGGTACCGGTGTCATCGCCGGTGGTCCGGTGCGCGCCGTGCTGGAGTGCGCCGGCATCCACGACGTGCTGTCCAAGTCGCTCGGCTCGGACAACCCGATCAACATCGTGCACGCGACGGTCGCCGCTCTGAAGGGCCTCAGCCGCCCCGAGGAGATCGCGGCCCGGCGTAACCTGCCGATCGAGGACGTCGCGCCGAAGGCGATGCTCAAGGCGCGCGCCGAGGGTCTCGCCGAGGCCGCGGCCGCGAAGGCGGTGAGCTGA
- the map gene encoding type I methionyl aminopeptidase produces the protein MFKRNKHGIQLKTPEQLEKMRAAGLVVGRTLQLLRESVRPGLTPLDLDAIAEKAIRDEGAIPSFKGYQGFPATICASVNHEVVHGIPSDRRPLQEGDIISIDCGAILDGWHGDSAITVPVGEVDPKLTELMRVTEEAMWRGIAALTVGRHLSDIGHEVEKYVRSQGRYGIPQEYGGHGIGTEMHMDPWVANHGRPGRGPRFEAGMCFAVEPMVNLGTDRTKVLADDWTVVTVDGRPSAHFEHSVAVTDNGPWVLTALDGGEERLAELSGQAG, from the coding sequence GTGTTCAAGAGAAACAAGCACGGGATCCAGTTGAAGACTCCCGAGCAGCTGGAGAAGATGCGGGCGGCGGGCCTGGTGGTGGGCCGCACGCTGCAACTGCTCAGGGAGAGCGTCCGGCCGGGCCTGACGCCGCTGGACCTCGACGCGATCGCGGAGAAGGCCATCCGGGACGAGGGGGCGATCCCGTCCTTCAAGGGCTACCAGGGTTTTCCCGCGACGATCTGCGCGTCGGTGAACCACGAGGTCGTCCACGGCATCCCGAGTGACCGCCGTCCGCTGCAGGAGGGCGACATCATCTCGATCGACTGCGGCGCGATTCTGGACGGCTGGCACGGAGACTCGGCCATCACGGTCCCGGTGGGGGAGGTGGACCCCAAGTTGACCGAGCTCATGCGGGTCACCGAGGAGGCCATGTGGCGGGGGATCGCGGCGCTCACCGTGGGCCGTCATCTGTCCGATATCGGCCATGAGGTGGAGAAGTACGTCCGTTCCCAGGGGCGTTACGGCATCCCGCAGGAGTACGGCGGGCACGGCATCGGCACCGAGATGCACATGGACCCGTGGGTGGCCAACCACGGCAGGCCGGGCCGGGGCCCGCGCTTCGAGGCGGGCATGTGCTTCGCGGTGGAGCCGATGGTCAACCTCGGCACGGACCGGACCAAGGTGCTGGCCGACGACTGGACCGTCGTGACCGTCGACGGCAGGCCTTCCGCGCACTTCGAGCACAGCGTCGCCGTGACGGATAATGGGCCGTGGGTACTGACCGCGCTTGACGGGGGCGAAGAGCGGCTTGCCGAACTGTCGGGACAGGCGGGCTAG
- the rplN gene encoding 50S ribosomal protein L14, whose translation MIQQESRLKVADNTGAKEVLCIRVLGGSGRRYAGIGDIIVATVKDAIPGGTVKKGDVVKAVVVRTVKERRRPDGSYIRFDENAAVIIKDSGDPRGTRIFGPVGRELRDKKFMRIISLAPEVL comes from the coding sequence GTGATCCAGCAGGAGTCGCGGCTCAAGGTCGCCGACAACACTGGTGCGAAGGAAGTCCTTTGCATCCGTGTGCTCGGCGGTTCGGGCCGGCGCTACGCGGGAATCGGCGACATCATCGTCGCCACGGTCAAGGACGCCATTCCTGGCGGCACCGTGAAGAAGGGCGACGTGGTCAAGGCCGTCGTCGTCCGCACTGTCAAGGAGCGCCGCCGGCCCGACGGCTCCTACATCCGCTTCGACGAGAACGCCGCCGTCATCATCAAGGACAGCGGCGACCCGCGGGGCACCCGTATTTTCGGCCCGGTCGGACGTGAGCTGCGTGACAAGAAGTTCATGCGCATCATCTCGCTCGCGCCGGAGGTGTTGTAA
- the rpmD gene encoding 50S ribosomal protein L30 yields MARLKITQVRSKIGGKQNQRDSLRSLGLKRIGDVVVKEDRPEIRGMVSVVTHLVTVEEVD; encoded by the coding sequence ATGGCACGTCTGAAGATCACCCAGGTCCGCTCGAAGATCGGCGGGAAGCAGAACCAGCGTGACTCGCTGCGCTCGCTCGGTCTGAAGCGAATCGGCGACGTCGTCGTCAAGGAGGACCGCCCGGAGATCCGCGGCATGGTCTCCGTGGTGACGCACCTCGTCACCGTGGAAGAGGTCGACTAG
- the rplF gene encoding 50S ribosomal protein L6 encodes MSRIGRLPIPVPNGVDVTINGRDVTVKGPKGTLSHTIAEPIEISKGDDGSLTVTRPNDENKVRALHGLSRTLVANMVTGVTQGYSKTLELVGVGYRVQAKGPTQLEFALGFSHPVIIDAPEGVSFRVEKEKLFHVDGIDKQKVGEVAANIRKLRKPDPYKGKGVRYQGEVVRRKVGKAGK; translated from the coding sequence ATGTCGAGAATCGGACGGCTGCCCATCCCCGTGCCGAACGGGGTGGACGTCACCATCAACGGCCGGGATGTCACGGTCAAGGGCCCTAAGGGCACGCTTTCGCACACGATCGCTGAGCCGATCGAGATCAGCAAGGGTGACGACGGTTCGCTGACCGTCACCCGCCCCAACGACGAGAACAAGGTCCGCGCGCTGCACGGCCTGTCCCGCACTCTGGTCGCCAACATGGTGACCGGTGTCACCCAGGGTTACTCCAAGACCCTGGAGCTCGTGGGTGTCGGTTACCGCGTCCAGGCCAAGGGCCCGACGCAGCTGGAGTTCGCCCTGGGCTTCAGCCACCCGGTGATCATCGACGCCCCCGAGGGTGTCTCCTTCCGCGTCGAGAAGGAAAAGCTGTTCCACGTGGACGGCATCGACAAGCAGAAGGTCGGCGAGGTCGCCGCGAACATCCGCAAGCTGCGCAAGCCCGACCCGTACAAGGGCAAGGGCGTGCGCTACCAGGGTGAAGTTGTCCGCCGCAAGGTCGGAAAGGCTGGTAAGTAG
- the rplX gene encoding 50S ribosomal protein L24 has product MPKLHVKKGDLVQVIAGKDKGVKGRVIAVFPREERVVVEGVRMVTKHSKETHQGPRGAKTGGVQTMEAPIHVSNVKKLKDDEKSAKDEKPAKKEKVKAGSDETGEDNR; this is encoded by the coding sequence ATGCCGAAGCTGCATGTGAAGAAGGGTGACCTCGTTCAGGTCATCGCCGGTAAGGACAAGGGCGTCAAGGGCCGTGTCATCGCCGTCTTCCCGCGCGAGGAGCGCGTGGTGGTCGAAGGCGTCAGGATGGTCACGAAGCACTCCAAGGAGACCCACCAGGGTCCGCGCGGCGCCAAGACCGGTGGCGTGCAGACGATGGAGGCTCCCATCCACGTGAGCAACGTCAAGAAGCTCAAGGATGACGAGAAGTCTGCCAAGGACGAGAAGCCTGCCAAGAAGGAGAAGGTCAAGGCCGGCTCCGACGAGACGGGTGAGGACAACCGATGA
- a CDS encoding type Z 30S ribosomal protein S14 — MAKTSLKVKAARKAKFEVRAYTRCSRCGRPRAVYRKFGLCRICFREMAHRGELPGITKSSW; from the coding sequence ATGGCGAAGACGTCGCTCAAGGTCAAGGCTGCTCGCAAGGCCAAGTTCGAGGTCCGGGCGTACACTCGGTGCTCGCGCTGTGGCCGTCCCCGCGCCGTCTACCGGAAGTTCGGCCTGTGCCGCATCTGCTTCCGCGAGATGGCGCACCGGGGCGAGCTGCCCGGCATCACCAAGTCGAGCTGGTAG
- the rpsH gene encoding 30S ribosomal protein S8 gives MTMTDPIADMLTRLRNANSAYHDSVAMPYSKIKAHIAEILQQEGYIQAWTVEDAKVGKNLVVELKFGPSRERSLTGLRRVSKPGLRVYAKKDNLPRVLGGLGVAIISTSGGLMTDKQASKRGVGGEVLAFVW, from the coding sequence ATGACGATGACCGACCCGATCGCAGACATGCTCACGCGTCTGCGAAACGCGAACTCGGCGTACCACGACAGCGTGGCCATGCCGTACTCGAAGATCAAGGCGCACATCGCCGAGATCCTCCAGCAGGAGGGTTACATCCAGGCCTGGACCGTCGAAGACGCCAAGGTCGGCAAGAACCTCGTGGTGGAGCTCAAGTTCGGGCCGAGCCGTGAGCGGTCGCTCACGGGCCTGCGCCGGGTTTCCAAGCCCGGTCTGCGGGTCTATGCGAAGAAGGACAACCTGCCCCGGGTCCTGGGCGGGCTGGGCGTCGCGATCATTTCGACGTCCGGCGGGCTCATGACGGACAAGCAGGCCAGCAAGCGTGGAGTGGGCGGGGAAGTCCTCGCCTTCGTTTGGTAG
- the rpsC gene encoding 30S ribosomal protein S3, whose amino-acid sequence MGQKVNPHGFRLGVTTDFKSRWYADKLYKSYVAEDVAIRRMLKKGMERAGISKVEIERTTDRVQVDIHTARPGIVIGRRGAEADRIRGDLEKLTKKQVQLNILEVKNPEIDAQLVAQGVAEQLSSRVSFRRAMRKAMQSAMKSGAKGIRVQCSGRLGGAEMSRSEFYREGRVPLHTLRADIDYGLYEARTTFGRIGVKVWIYKGEAPTSRAEREAAAAGARAGQRRERDDRRGGGAGGDRPRRGAGGARRGAGRGDRAPRNEAASQAAPETGPAAQPGAEGS is encoded by the coding sequence GTGGGTCAGAAGGTCAACCCGCACGGGTTCCGCCTCGGCGTCACGACCGACTTCAAGAGCCGGTGGTATGCCGACAAGCTCTACAAGTCGTACGTCGCCGAAGACGTGGCGATCCGCCGCATGCTGAAGAAGGGCATGGAGCGGGCCGGTATTTCCAAGGTCGAGATCGAGCGGACCACCGACCGGGTCCAGGTCGACATCCACACCGCCCGTCCGGGCATCGTCATCGGCCGCCGCGGCGCCGAGGCGGACCGGATCCGCGGCGACCTCGAGAAGCTGACCAAGAAGCAGGTCCAGCTCAACATCCTCGAGGTCAAGAACCCGGAGATCGACGCTCAGCTCGTCGCCCAGGGTGTGGCCGAGCAGCTGTCCAGCCGTGTCTCGTTCCGCCGGGCCATGCGCAAGGCGATGCAGTCGGCGATGAAGAGCGGCGCCAAGGGCATCCGGGTGCAGTGCTCCGGCCGCCTCGGCGGCGCGGAGATGTCCCGCTCGGAGTTCTACCGCGAGGGCCGCGTGCCCCTGCACACGCTCCGCGCCGACATCGACTACGGCCTGTACGAGGCCCGCACCACCTTCGGCCGCATCGGCGTCAAGGTGTGGATCTACAAGGGTGAGGCTCCGACCAGCCGCGCCGAGCGCGAGGCGGCCGCCGCCGGTGCCCGTGCCGGCCAGCGTCGCGAGCGTGACGACCGTCGTGGCGGCGGCGCCGGTGGCGACCGTCCCCGTCGTGGCGCCGGTGGCGCCCGCCGGGGTGCCGGCCGCGGTGACCGCGCCCCCAGGAACGAGGCGGCCTCGCAGGCTGCCCCCGAGACCGGCCCGGCTGCGCAGCCGGGTGCTGAAGGGAGCTGA
- the rpmC gene encoding 50S ribosomal protein L29, which translates to MAKGLTAGELRAEDQDTLVTKLKEAKEELFNLRFQAATGQLENHGRLRAVRREIARIYTVMRERELGIVTVEKESIDG; encoded by the coding sequence ATGGCTAAGGGCCTGACCGCCGGTGAGCTGCGGGCGGAGGACCAGGACACGCTGGTCACGAAGCTGAAGGAAGCCAAGGAGGAGCTGTTCAACCTCCGCTTCCAGGCCGCGACCGGCCAGTTGGAGAACCACGGGCGGCTGCGCGCCGTCCGCCGCGAGATCGCCCGTATCTACACCGTGATGCGCGAGCGCGAGCTCGGAATCGTGACGGTAGAGAAGGAGTCGATCGATGGCTGA
- a CDS encoding adenylate kinase, which yields MRLVLVGPPGAGKGTQAQFIASNLSIPKISTGDIFRANVSGGTELGKLAKEYMDRGDLVPDEVTIAMVRDRLSESDAQDGFLLDGFPRNVPQAEILKKMLAEFGVALDIVLELVVDDEEVVRRLAGRRTCGQCGRIWHVDFDDKKDDICDACEGRLYQRDDDKEETVRHRLEVYQEQTAPLVSFYADEGILVGVDATGPVEEVTQRAMEVLSPFVG from the coding sequence GTGCGTCTTGTCCTGGTCGGGCCCCCCGGAGCGGGTAAGGGGACGCAGGCCCAGTTCATCGCATCGAACCTGTCCATCCCGAAGATCTCGACAGGGGACATCTTCCGCGCCAACGTTTCGGGCGGCACGGAGCTCGGCAAGCTTGCCAAGGAGTACATGGACCGCGGTGACCTCGTGCCCGACGAGGTGACCATCGCGATGGTCCGCGACCGCCTCTCGGAGAGCGACGCGCAGGACGGTTTCCTGCTCGACGGCTTCCCCAGGAACGTGCCCCAGGCCGAGATCCTGAAGAAGATGCTCGCCGAGTTCGGAGTCGCTCTGGACATCGTGCTGGAGCTCGTGGTCGACGACGAGGAGGTCGTTCGCAGGCTCGCCGGCCGCCGCACCTGCGGCCAGTGCGGGCGCATCTGGCACGTCGACTTCGATGATAAGAAGGACGACATCTGCGACGCCTGCGAGGGCCGGCTCTACCAGCGTGACGATGACAAGGAAGAGACCGTCAGGCACCGCCTGGAGGTCTACCAGGAGCAGACCGCGCCTCTGGTGTCCTTCTACGCCGACGAGGGCATCCTGGTGGGCGTCGACGCCACCGGCCCGGTGGAGGAGGTCACCCAGCGCGCGATGGAGGTGCTCAGCCCTTTCGTCGGCTGA
- the rplE gene encoding 50S ribosomal protein L5, whose protein sequence is MSITETERALPRLKQRYREEIIAKLNEEFGFENIMLVPTITKIKVNMGVGEAARDSKLIEGAVRDLTAITGQKPAVVRARKSIAQFKLREGMPIGAHVTLRGDRMWEFLDRLLSLALPRIRDFRGLSPKQFDGNGNYTFGLTEQVMFHEIDQDKVDRQRGMDITVVTTAKTDDQGRALLKHLGFPFKEA, encoded by the coding sequence ATGAGCATCACCGAGACCGAGCGGGCCCTCCCGCGCCTCAAGCAGCGCTACCGCGAAGAGATCATCGCGAAGCTGAACGAGGAGTTCGGGTTCGAGAACATCATGCTGGTGCCCACCATCACCAAGATCAAGGTGAACATGGGCGTCGGCGAGGCCGCGCGCGACTCGAAGCTGATCGAGGGTGCCGTCCGTGACCTCACCGCGATCACCGGTCAGAAGCCGGCCGTCGTCCGCGCCCGCAAGTCCATCGCCCAGTTCAAGCTGCGCGAGGGCATGCCGATCGGTGCGCACGTCACGCTCCGCGGTGACCGCATGTGGGAGTTCCTCGACCGGCTGCTGTCGCTGGCCCTGCCGCGTATCCGTGACTTCCGCGGTCTGTCGCCCAAGCAGTTCGACGGCAACGGCAACTACACCTTCGGTCTCACCGAGCAGGTCATGTTCCACGAGATCGACCAGGACAAGGTCGACCGTCAGCGGGGCATGGACATCACGGTCGTGACCACCGCGAAGACCGACGACCAGGGCCGGGCGCTGCTGAAGCACCTCGGATTCCCCTTCAAGGAGGCCTGA